The sequence TGAGATGTTAACTTCATAAAATGTTGTTACTTGTGGAggtttatagtacataagcctttatagggcgctTCCAAAATATAATGGTCACCAAAAATGAAGAGTTTTTCAAATATCTTAAAAATTTaagaacttgctactaaaactataaaccttctaacatctatctatctatcgtggaaacacaaaataaattatggaaatatacagaagacaaatggcaaaaggtttccacAAAACaaatttgtggtatgactttttgtcttaaAAGCAGAACGTTTGACACtttgaaaatgtaattttttttcacatttttcctaattattgaatcctccccccccccaaaaaaaaaaatatataactgaaCAGAGAAATTATACTACTAACAAACTACTCATGAGAAAACACTCTCTAAAATCCCAAGAATAATGtttaagtgttgaaaagttattaccacaggaagagacactgagccttaacttacaaacaggctgcgtcctgaaggggaTACAGGAAATCgaatatcaaaatccatcatgataaaccagggacacatacaaacgctacatttttggtgaccattatagtttggaagtgccctataaaggattATGTACTAGAAACCTCCACAAGTAACAACATTTTATGAAGATAACATctcaaattactgtatatactggcgtataagactactttttaaccccttaaaataatggctacagtggggggtcgtcttatacgccggatatacgggggccgcactgtgtgaggtgtttttttcccCCGTCAGTGtgtagagagccgcttcctgggaccgccgtgcatgcgcggcagtccgcctctcacagtcattagaagaggcttagtacgcgctgacggggcggcacgctgtatgctaatgcagccgccctgtcacagcagtcggcgtcacagagctgggggtcacaggcggcacttacagaagcatgtcggattttcattaatatcgcagcttacagttatgatcaccaggcacttgctctcttgtttgttttgcaaagttttaagcagactttttttcatttgggagaggggtagtcttatacagtgagtatataccaaattctatatttttagggcagaagttgggggtcgccttatacgcccagtcgtcttatacgccggcatatacggtattcaaatcagtgcaatagaaacccccgagaagtgacaccattttggaaagggcacccttcaaataatgtatctagggttgtatgagcatatGTCGGATTCAGCTCAAAATGAAAGACTAACATTGGGTCATTTGCACAGATTGTGACTTTATGAATGAACTGTGAAACTTTACAGGCAAAGTTTAAAGAGAGCCACGTTTTCCAATAGCACTTAGTGAGataaaggcctcatgcacatcacTCACCCCACCTGTGCACCCAGTAGAAGGCTATGGGGCCATGAGCTAGCCAGTTTGTGCAGGTAGCTCACAGCCTCTGTACACGGTTGATGAGGCCTAAGGCTTCCTGTACACAATGCGGCAGATttaagtgtcctaaggttagacagtgcgcAGTTCGACTACGCAGTCTTATTAAtatgtgtctaatgctggatgataaaatctgtcctagtataagactgtctagtcatactctgcacctcgtaatagttggcttactttacgccagaaagctaggacaaaattctgtcaggTCAGAAGTATTATTGGCGCACGGACACGCCTGTGTTGTCGAGCTAGCTGTAGGAGTGCCCATAGATGTGTGCTAGATGTAGAATAATATGGCTAAACCTCATCCAAAATCCTTAGTTATGTGCAGAAGTGAGGATGTTGTTAGGGAGTCTTTACTCTGTTAATCAACCTTCATTCATCAATAAAGTGTATAATGGTAGAATTTAGTGTCGACCCAAACTGGAGCTACTGAGATGGTGGGCGCTTCTTGGAAAACAACCACCACAAACTAAGAACAAAGACTCCACATGACAGCTGGAGGCTTGTAGCCAAATGTAACAGACAACGTAGGCACAAGGAAAGGTCAAGAATGTCATGTTTATCCTGCAGACACAATTATTTGTATTGTCTCCTAGTACAATGCTTAGTGTGGGGTCACTGCGAGGGAATTACACCTGAGTTTTGTCCTCTGGGAGAAATTCCATCACCCAACCATAAAGATTAACCCATTGCTGATGGGCTCAGCATCAATAAATCACCAGTTTCATTTGGAGACCTTTACCCCCTTTCAAGCATCAGGATATGGATGGCCTAACCTTAGGATAAAGCAACGGGATTCTTACTCTACTGTAAGCAATGCACCTGTAGAATGATGAGCCAATAGACTGTTCAATAAACAAcctgcacacatacacacacacatacacaaaggaAGTGTGGCTTCTGGTATCAGGAACCGTGGATCTAGCGACATAGTTATTAATTATTATGTGGCTACATAAACAGAACTATACATTTACAATGACCTATTCAGTGGTAAGCTGactaaagaaaatagaaaaaagtgaaatgtttttattctaataaaagtaaaaaaaaaatatttacattacaACTTCACATCATAGAGGTAGGAGGATGATACCactgacatacatacatatagaaaaGATCCCTTGTAGGGATAAATATTCAAAAGCCATATCTCAGGAACAAACAAGCCAGAAAACACACAAATAGGAAAACAATTgagacccttaataaattgtgTACCGTATTTTCATGTAAACAAACCTTGGTAGTGACGCCGTGTCCTGAAGGTCCTGCCAAAATACTAGCTTTAGTATGAGATGCTGATTCTATGGAAAATAGGGACTATAAAAGCAATGGGATGTTAAAGACATTAGTTCCATTCACTAGCATTGTGCCTGATGTAATGTGCATGCAGGCAAAACTACTAGGACATACCTGATATTCACCTCCAGGAGTGGTCCAGCTGTTACAATctagtattatatatacacacacactacagattcTGCTTTGGCTCAGCACAATATCAAAAGTTCTACTTCCATTATTTTTGGGCCCGTCTAGTATTACAGGAAAAGCACCACATAGGTCGCACATACAGCAGCGAGGTTTCCACATATAGCGTGCATACACTTTCTAGAAGTAAACCTCTAAACACAGTGGACCCTAAAAAAGGCAAATAACAGGAAGTCTGGGGGAAAGAGTGCTCTGCCTTAGTACATTCACTGGTGGCAGATTGTATGTATGAAGCTTGTTATCAAATTAACAAGTGCAGGCTTTTCTGCAGGCCCCGGATGGATGGGGGACAGGAGTCCAAGAAACTTCTCTAACACATTTGTTGTGCGCATTTATCTTAAGGCTGAGCGGCTCCTCAGATCTTTCAATAATAAGGTCAGCTTTACTTGTAAGTAAAAAGCTTGCATGCTCATGTGTTATATAGAGATCAAGTGTCTTGCCACGTATTAATGACATCACAATTAATATGGCCATTCTCATAGTGCGAGCCATGTACCATAGGTTTTCCATCGGACCATTTATCAGATTCATTCATgcagggaagaggggggggggggatgtttgtGTGATTGCTATACAAGGCTGCGCAGGTATAAGATTTGTCTAAAGTGTCTTGGTTCTTGGCAGGATCAGAAGGTTCGGCATTTAAACTCCAGCTAGAACTTCTCCAGGCCATTAAGAGTCATTAAGAAGCACTTAATAGCTGTGGGCAGAAGCAGAGGGATCACTAGCTCATCCATCCCGGAAGGAGCAGAGGTGGGGGTGGGGATAGGAAGATATAGAGCCTGTGTAATGGACACAATGGGAGAAAGATAAATATAAAAAGGGGTATAAAGCAGTGGAGAAACAATGAGCAGGCAGATGGCAATACACAAGGACCCTCCTTCAAGATGCCACCCCACTAAGATAAACATCATATGACACATGTgacaagcttacagtctgtgtAGTGTTGGGAGACCCCAACGTTTGCTCGTGAGACAATACTGAGCAAAGCCGTTTGCTGTACCAGCTCCCATCTAGACTGACCTGGGCATTTCGCAGCTCTCCAACATGAACAGTCTGCTGAGAGTTACTATGCCCCTGGGGCACAAGCTGGAAATCCCAGTCAGGTTCTgaggagacgtcatactgtgcCAGTTTAGGATTGAAGCAGAGTAAGGGGGGAATGCCTCCCCCCTCAGCCGCTTTATTACTAGGGTCTCTATCCATCCGGTCACTGAACACAGGGATTGCTGGAGGATTCATAGTACTGGGAAGCTGGTGAAATACCCACATAGGCATTGGCTGGCAATCTGACGGCTGTCTTTTTGCAGGAGGATGGCATGGTGTCCAGCAGTGCTTTCGTTTACCTCCACACATGGTTTCCAGCTCACCTACAGGTGCAGAACTTGTGACAGGATCTTCTGTAGCTGGATGCCAAGGTGCTAGTGCCATCTGGTCCATACACACTTTGTCATGCACTTTGGTTTGTAACTCGCATGCATTTACTATCTGTTTATATTCGTGACCGTCCCCTACAGACTCTGCTAATGGCCGGTCTGGACCAGGGGCACTATCTAGGTGATGCAAGATGACCTCACTTCcaggagcaggtggagaaggtgGTTCTGCATACGCTCCTGCACTTGTGGTAGCCTGTGCCTCATCTGGCAGTAACTTGATAGTTTGTTGAGCAGGGGCATTAAGTATTGTTTGCTCTATATAAGAAGTGGTAATAGGATCGCCTTGTACTAGTCCATTAGATGATCCAACCAGTGCTAGTGTATCGGGGAACAATGGTGGCTGTACTGATGCCTTGTCCATGGCAAGCTCTGGGTGTTGATCAAGGATATGAGCTGGGGGTATAACAAGTGACTGGACAGTGTACACAGAGGTCAGTCCTGCTTCCTCTGTATACCAAGAGACCTCAGTGACCAGTCCTACATGGGAGGCCTCCCCAGGATCTACTAAGGGTAAATCACACTGCACCATCGCAtttgatatactttctgtacactGAAGTCCATCATCTTCTACATTTTCTGGTAAACCTCCAGCAGGTGCTTGTGCGAGATCTATTGCCAGTTTTTGCTCTGGTGGTTCCATAGATAAAACTAGACTGTTCTTTTCCTTGAAACACGCTTCATCTTGTGTTACATCTAGGGGTTCTAGTGAAAACAAGTTATGTTTCTCTGTTGGAAATTCAGCATTGAGATCCATGGGTTCCTTTATGGATTCACCTTGTACGTTCTTCCCCAGACCTTCATCCTCTGTTACATGTGGCTCCTCTGCACTCTGTGGTGGGGCTTCTCTTTGCTCCTCAATGGGTTTAAACCTTAAAAATATTaaagatataaaaaatgtaaatgtatcaCTGATTATAAATATATGAAGTAGAAAGCTCACAGGCTACTCCTTAAGTCTTATCATTCAGACAAGAGGATTTCTAGCGATGAAACTCTGGACAATGTGTATTGCGTTGTGTAATGCTTCATATCCTTGTACCTGAACAAATGAGCTCACAACTGATGTGTAATGGATAATACAAGGATATGATCATAtaaggtcttaaagggaaccggtctaaattagttgtataaagtcaaggaaacaatttagcactaaagtcaagctctccctgcctagaACACCCCCTTGACTGTAATTGATAGGCCtacatccagaaacatcactaaccaCATCTCCCAATCCTAACCAGTCCAGTATATTAAAATCCCTATACTTTGTATGGTGTAACATGTGTATCAGCACATGTATAAGATCTACATGTTGTCTGTAATTTTCACTGAATCCATCAATGGTTAACAACACAGAAGAAAACAGAAGATTTATTTATTGGTCAGTGAAAAGATGTCGGAATATAAGTAAAGTGGGTATAGACAGCACATGTCTGTGATATATGGAATTGTGAATAGTGCCTTACAGagacaataaaaaacaaaaccaaaGTCACACAAGTCACTATATAACCTACAAGTTTCCAATTCACGGGTTCCAGCACACAGGATGCTAGAGGGAGTTAGATTACAGATAAAATCCTATTTCAGGAAGTTCAGTGACCAGCGACAGGGAGATTAGGTGGATTTAGGCAGAGAACCATTGGATGTGGAGTGTGGCCAAATAAGTAATCAGGACCGTGAAGACGCCTGGCTGGAGAAGCCGGGGAAGAAATCAACACCTTACAAGCATCAGACCTCATTGATGTGATATACAAGTCCTATCTCAAGAAAATCAGTATTGTGACCTAAACCATCCTTGATGTATAAATCACAACCACTGATACTGTACTGGCTTGGTGTATACAGACCCTTAGCACACACTGCTCAACTATTGTCAGCACGGGTTATAGATTTCAAAATCTTCTTTCATTTCATATCTTATTCTAGAACATCAGACTCATTAACCATAACAAAGGCCCCAGAGGAAGTAATAAATCATTAAAACCCATCATAAAGTATGACAGCCCTCGTCATGTATACAAAAAAACCTGTATAATGCGCCTGCTGACTTtgcaggatgaggggggggggaaaaGGGACGCTATAGCAACAATTCGGTGTCTGGAACCGGCTACTACTAAGCTGAAACATAAAGACAATGTCACATATTTCCTTTCCGACTTGGGGCCAGTTTCCACGAATGTTCATGGTGTCTGTCCTCAAGTTCTGTTATTTTTGATCCAAGAAATAACACTAGTGGCAGGGCTATTTTTGCTGTTATAAATAATAGACGTTTCAAGGAATGTGGAGTCAATGGGAACGGAAGGGTTTCCTTCCATTTACTATCCGTTCAAGGTTATTCTAGTCCATGACGCAATAGACTTGCATACTCCACTAGAGGTGGTGTGAACGTAGTCTCAGTGAAAACAATAGAACAATCTCATGGTCATGGGCTATTGCGCCTGGCAGCGGTACAGTGACCACACACACGTGTGAAAGGACCTGTGCGGCAGACAATGGGGTGTACTTACCCATGAGGTAATGGGATGAGGTCACAGGCAATCTGAGACGCTATCTCATCAATGACTCTGTAATTTGTAGCATTGAGAGCGAAGACACAGTGCTTCTCGCTTACCAGGTGCTGTGGGATGTAAAGGAACAGAAGTGTGTGATTTGTACATAAAGGTTTCCTTCTTATTATTACTTACGTCTTACCTCACTAAGATTTGTGTAAGTCAGCTGGCAGCACTCACAATATCCACTCTTCTGCCAGTTCTGGGGTCTCTCACACTCTTCCTTCTCCTGTTCCCTAACGATTTAATAATGAAAGGCCCATAAATTGATATAAACAGTATACAGACCGCCCATccccaacatttctaaaatttcCCAAAGTGCCTTTTTATGGAAGCAAATCAaaatttttgttgttgttttgcaGACTTGGGGACTTTAGTTAGGTCCACATTCAGTCTGTGTAAATCAGCTGCCCAAGCAAATTGAATGGTAAGACAGAAAACAGTGTTTAGCCCTTTCATGACCAAGAGTCATTGATACCCGAATGTCCAGGTCAtatcttacagacgacccctagttacaagcggaACTCTGGatattaaattactgtactttatccataggctacaataatcagctataacagttattaaaaggtgcctgcaattaagctttattatttatcctggttctaatgacaatctaacatttttcaaatctaaTTGAAACAGAGACCAAACAAATTCTTTCtggggttaaaatgataaaatatacagttaccacttacatacaaattcaacttaagaacaaacctacagaccctattcttgtacgtaacccggggactgcctgtattggtaaagtgcatctaatcttgcagaaaataagcccttatatgtcgaaattggcaaaaaaaataaggattgtatagccattaaataGTGACAACGCAAATCTGATCTGACTGGTGCACCTTCCAATGCCCTGGCATTTGCCCATACAGAggtttaccagcacatatggggtataggaatacttgggagaaattggggatctataattgggtaatttatggggttttactattaaataggcctctcaaagtgactttaaAGCTGAGTAGGGacctcaaaagtatgattttgtgtttatgaaaatgtgaaaaaaaaattgcacctaaagttcaaagcatttttccaaattttcaccaaacaaaatcacttggatacgtTAAAGCGTTCCGTTATAACCACTTCATAGGGACAAATACACGATTTGTAAAACACGAAGGTTAAAAGTGGCTTTGGCTATAGAATTAGCAGACAaatataaaatgagaaaaaatattttctgGTATCTCCTAAAGGCCCTATAACATAACTGTGCAATACTCTCCAAACAGCCTGGGTATAATGCAGCTAGCACCCTCAGGCGATACTGGCACTGATCACATATCATACATGGAGGCATGCAGGCGCCAAAATGGCATCAAATATGATAGCTCATCCTGCATTGAAAGTCTCATTACATAGCTCcttacacaaaagtatgaaaaatttcttAGCGTCAGAATATGATGAAACAAAGCAAATTTGTTTTTGTATGATTTGCATCACTAGGTGCCAAAAAACCGAAGATATTCACCACAAACAGTGATTATCATACAGAAACAGTCATgatgcatattaaccccttaaggaccaggccctttttcgtttttgcgtttttatttttcactccccaccttcaaaaatctataacttttttatttttccgtgtacagagctgtgtgatggcttattttctgcgtaacaaattgcacttcgtagtgatttaatggtattaaatattccatgccgtgtactgggaagcgggaaaaaaattctaaatgcagtggaaatgatgaaaaaacacatttgcgccatttcttgtgggcttggtttttacagctttcactgtgcgccccaaatgacaggtctatttcatttattgggtcaatacgatcacgaggataccaaatttggataggttttataatgttttcatacatttacaaaaattaaaacctcctgtacagaaaaaaaattcttcagttcttgcgctaataactttttcatactttggtgtatggagctgtgagtggtgtcattttttgcgacttctgatgacgttttcaatgcttctatttttaggactgtgcgaccttttgatcactttttatagaattttttctatttttcaaaatggcaaaaaaatgccatttgcgacttcgggtgctattttccactacggggttaaacacagtgaaaaacggttattatattttgatagatcgggcattttcggacgcggcgatacctaatgtgtttatgatttttacggtttatttatatttatatcagttctagggaaaggggggtgatttgaatttttatgtttttttaatataatttttttttttttttttttactatttttcagactccctagggtactttaaccctaggttgtctgattgatcctaccatatactgccatactacagtatggcagtatatggggattttgcataccatctattacaatgtgcagatcgcacattgtaatagatagcctcgatcatgacagcctcggatctttgtgtgatcccaggctgtcatggcaacggatcgccgctccccggtgacgtcacggggagtgacgatcggagccaagatggcggcgcccacgcgccgccggctctttaatgcaagcaccgatcgcgggtgttagcgacgggcgtttgcttcattatgaagcaaatgcccgttgagtatgaagagggctcagcccgtgagccctcttcatactcccccatgcgcagtaagacgtaagggtacgtcttattgcgctatggggttaaagggaaGATTCTCCCTTTTAAAATTACAggagaactgtgtttctaggtgccccaGTCCAGAACATATAACTGAAGTGTGCCCCTGCCATGCCATCTATACACAAGCTATCTGCAATCAGGAGGTATATAGGGTTAAGAGAGACCTTTTCTTAAAGTGAAAAGATTGACTTCTGTTGGCTGGTTCAGTAGGGGTCAATAGAGTATGTGAATTACCAACAGCATTCAGTTTTGCTAGATAAACACTTCCCTAATATATCTGAATGTGATTATTTGGAAAAGGCTAAGAAATGAGGAGTATTGAAGGATCATAAATTCCCAGAACTGGGATTATTAAATTTGGAGAAAATATGGTACAAGGATATAAAATGTTTCATGTCAAGAGAATTTTATTATGAAGAGGTGTAACATTATTTCTTTTAAAGGTTGTTAGGACATACCCAAGGTCTCGGTCTTTATTTGTACTGTTGTTGGTCCGAGCAGTTTCAAAAGGACTCCTATCTGAAGAGATAAACGAGCACTCGGGGAAGTTGGAGAAGGAGCAGTGAATTGGACGATATTTTCTGCCGAGACAAAGCAAATaaaagagaaagattataatcAGAACCACAAGAATGAGAGAAATACCCGACAGTAAGAGTTCTAAATTTTACATAAGACACAGGAGCACCAGGTCTTCAAAGAATTTGGATTGACACATAGAATTACTATCTTTCCAAACAGCCAAACAGCGGTGTCTGAACAACCCTCAACATGAGAACAATGGTTCACGTTTCTATGCACTGATCACA comes from Engystomops pustulosus chromosome 6, aEngPut4.maternal, whole genome shotgun sequence and encodes:
- the DBF4B gene encoding protein DBF4 homolog B — encoded protein: MAAPRPLPSGQYLEKGLTLDRRKSITFAGKLFYLDLPHNKQTQLLTKAISSLGGIIESFLSRDVNYVVTGNRKAADVANGDSSGRKVDSSRHQKNTATEPIEKTPYSRGKQLLKKVAQTQECSSILSSARSWGVCVIHVDEVLEYLECSTQRRANRPTEGKGPGGKAQTIKVGKLKSPFLKIEDQSRKYRPIHCSFSNFPECSFISSDRSPFETARTNNSTNKDRDLGEQEKEECERPQNWQKSGYCECCQLTYTNLSEHLVSEKHCVFALNATNYRVIDEIASQIACDLIPLPHGFKPIEEQREAPPQSAEEPHVTEDEGLGKNVQGESIKEPMDLNAEFPTEKHNLFSLEPLDVTQDEACFKEKNSLVLSMEPPEQKLAIDLAQAPAGGLPENVEDDGLQCTESISNAMVQCDLPLVDPGEASHVGLVTEVSWYTEEAGLTSVYTVQSLVIPPAHILDQHPELAMDKASVQPPLFPDTLALVGSSNGLVQGDPITTSYIEQTILNAPAQQTIKLLPDEAQATTSAGAYAEPPSPPAPGSEVILHHLDSAPGPDRPLAESVGDGHEYKQIVNACELQTKVHDKVCMDQMALAPWHPATEDPVTSSAPVGELETMCGGKRKHCWTPCHPPAKRQPSDCQPMPMWVFHQLPSTMNPPAIPVFSDRMDRDPSNKAAEGGGIPPLLCFNPKLAQYDVSSEPDWDFQLVPQGHSNSQQTVHVGELRNAQVSLDGSWYSKRLCSVLSHEQTLGSPNTTQTVSLSHVSYDVYLSGVAS